A window of the Gossypium hirsutum isolate 1008001.06 chromosome A05, Gossypium_hirsutum_v2.1, whole genome shotgun sequence genome harbors these coding sequences:
- the LOC107957401 gene encoding putative disease resistance RPP13-like protein 1 isoform X2 — protein MAMVGEAFLSASIEVLLDRIVSGDVLRLIKGKKLEAVLLKKLKPTLMSVKAVLDDAENKQITNPNVKSWTDELKDAVYDAEDLLDEISTEALRNKIESEYQTTAMKQVRSFFSSFNPFNDGMQSKLEDILGRLDNLLNQKQILGLKENFKGENAFQRTPATCLVDESDVCGRDDEKEEIMKLLDPQNLSENQIDVIPIVGMGGLGKTTLAQLIYNDPRVDKWFHPKAWVCVSEEFDAFKE, from the exons atggctATGGTGGGTGAAGCTTTTCTCTCTGCTTCCATTGAGGTGTTGCTTGATAGGATTGTTTCTGGGGATGTTCTGAGGCTTATCAAAGGAAAGAAACTTGAAGCTGTGCTGCTGAAGAAactcaagccaaccttgatgtcGGTGAAAGCAGTGCTGGATGATGCTGAAAATAAGCAGATTACCAACCCAAATGTCAAAAGTTGGACTGATGAGCTCAAAGATGCTGTTTATGATGCCGAGGACCTCCTGGACGAGATCTCTACTGAAGCTCTTCGGAACAAGATCGAATCTGAGTATCAAACTACTGCTATGAAGCAGGTTAGgagctttttctcttctttcaatCCTTTCAATGATGGGATGCAGTCAAAGCTGGAGGATATCCTTGGGAGACTAGACAATCTACTCAACCAAAAACAGATTCTGGGTCTGAAAGAAAACTTTAAAGGAGAAAACGCATTTCAAAGAACGCCTGCAACTTGTTTGGTGGACGAGTCTGATGTTTGTGGCAGAGATGATGAAAAAGAAGAAATCATGAAGTTGTTGGATCCTCAAAATCTATCTGAAAATCAGATAGATGTGATTCCCATTGTGGGTATGGGCGGGCTTGGCAAAACCACCCTTGCCCAATTGATCTACAATGACCCCAGAGTGGATAAGTGGTTTCACCCCAAAGCATGGGTGTGCGTTTCAGAGGAATTTGATGCTTTCAAG GAGTAG
- the LOC107957401 gene encoding putative disease resistance RPP13-like protein 1 isoform X1, with product MAMVGEAFLSASIEVLLDRIVSGDVLRLIKGKKLEAVLLKKLKPTLMSVKAVLDDAENKQITNPNVKSWTDELKDAVYDAEDLLDEISTEALRNKIESEYQTTAMKQVRSFFSSFNPFNDGMQSKLEDILGRLDNLLNQKQILGLKENFKGENAFQRTPATCLVDESDVCGRDDEKEEIMKLLDPQNLSENQIDVIPIVGMGGLGKTTLAQLIYNDPRVDKWFHPKAWVCVSEEFDAFKIYNCPKLQSMPPNMLPPSLSYLEIRDCPLLEERCEKEKGKDWANISHIPVIQIGGELMI from the exons atggctATGGTGGGTGAAGCTTTTCTCTCTGCTTCCATTGAGGTGTTGCTTGATAGGATTGTTTCTGGGGATGTTCTGAGGCTTATCAAAGGAAAGAAACTTGAAGCTGTGCTGCTGAAGAAactcaagccaaccttgatgtcGGTGAAAGCAGTGCTGGATGATGCTGAAAATAAGCAGATTACCAACCCAAATGTCAAAAGTTGGACTGATGAGCTCAAAGATGCTGTTTATGATGCCGAGGACCTCCTGGACGAGATCTCTACTGAAGCTCTTCGGAACAAGATCGAATCTGAGTATCAAACTACTGCTATGAAGCAGGTTAGgagctttttctcttctttcaatCCTTTCAATGATGGGATGCAGTCAAAGCTGGAGGATATCCTTGGGAGACTAGACAATCTACTCAACCAAAAACAGATTCTGGGTCTGAAAGAAAACTTTAAAGGAGAAAACGCATTTCAAAGAACGCCTGCAACTTGTTTGGTGGACGAGTCTGATGTTTGTGGCAGAGATGATGAAAAAGAAGAAATCATGAAGTTGTTGGATCCTCAAAATCTATCTGAAAATCAGATAGATGTGATTCCCATTGTGGGTATGGGCGGGCTTGGCAAAACCACCCTTGCCCAATTGATCTACAATGACCCCAGAGTGGATAAGTGGTTTCACCCCAAAGCATGGGTGTGCGTTTCAGAGGAATTTGATGCTTTCAAG ATCTACAACTGTCCCAAGCTCCAATCCATGCCCCCAAACATGCTCCCTCCCTCTCTTTCTTATTTGGAAATTAGGGATTGTCCTTTGCTGGAGGAACGTTGTGAAAAGGAGAAAGGCAAAGATTGGGCCAACATTTCCCACATCCCTGTCATTCAAATTGGCGGTGAACTCATGATATAG
- the LOC107957397 gene encoding putative disease resistance RPP13-like protein 1, protein MNQVSSFFSSFNPFKDGMQSKLEEILGRLEVIVSPKDTLKLEGISGAEKEYRRSRATSSLVDESGVYGRNGEKEDIMELLHRQNLSADDKVDVIPIVGMGGLGKTTLARLIYNDQKVAEWFELKAWVCVSEESDPFKVTKAILQELPGGYDDTQSLNQLQLKLSHKLSGKKFLLVLDDVWNLRSADWDELRIPFSFGAQNSKIIVTTRHESVASIMKTVPSYPLQTLSNDDCWQLFAKHAFVGTIPSLHPDLMAISKAIVKRCDGLPLAAKTLGGLLRCNLDAAKWNKILHSNFWDLPNDILPALKLSYYYLPSHLKRCFVYCSIFPKDYEFEKEELIQLWMAEGLLELPNDHGDVEERGDDYFEDIRLRSFFQQSNGKKSSFVMHDLINDLAKSVAGGFFCRLEGNGDSCEIIERTRHLSNVQEFFDVRQKF, encoded by the coding sequence ATGAACCAGGTTAgtagctttttctcttctttcaatCCTTTCAAAGATGGGATGCAGTCAAAGCTGGAGGAGATCCTTGGGAGACTAGAAGTTATAGTCAGCCCGAAAGATACCCTGAAATTGGAAGGAATTTCTGGAGCAGAAAAGGAGTATCGGAGATCACGTGCAACTTCTTCTTTGGTGGACGAGTCTGGTGTTTATGGCAGAAATGGTGAAAAAGAAGATATAATGGAGTTGCTGCACCGTCAAAATCTGTCCGCCGATGATAAGGTAGATGTGATTCCCATTGTGGGTATGGGCGGGCTTGGCAAAACCACGCTCGCACGATTGATCTATAATGACCAGAAAGTGGCCGAATGGTTTGAGCTCAAAGCATGGGTGTGTGTTTCGGAAGAGTCCGATCCATTCAAAGTAACTAAAGCCATCCTCCAAGAGCTCCCTGGTGGTTATGATGATACTCAGAGCTTAAATCAGCTTCAACTTAAACTCAGTCACAAATTATCGGGAAAGAAATTTCTATTGGTTTTAGATGATGTTTGGAACTTAAGGTCTGCTGATTGGGATGAGCTCAGAATTCCTTTCAGTTTTGGGGCACAAAACAGCAAGATTATTGTAACAACACGTCATGAAAGTGTTGCCTCCATTATGAAGACTGTTCCAAGTTATCCTCTACAGACCTTATCAAATGATGATTGTTGGCAGCTATTTGCAAAGCATGCATTCGTTGGTACAATCCCAAGCCTGCATCCAGATCTGATGGCAATCAGTAAAGCAATTGTCAAAAGATGTGACGGCCTCCCTCTGGCTGCAAAAACTCTTGGAGGTCTTCTGCGTTGTAATCTAGACGCTGCTAAATGGAACAAAATATTGCATAGCAATTTTTGGGACCTACCAAATGATATTCTTCCCGCATTGAAATTGAGTTATTATTATCTTCCTTCACATTTAAAGCGATGTTTTGTTTATTGTTCAATTTTCCCTAAAGATTACGAATTTGAGAAGGAAGAACTAATTCAGTTATGGATGGCTGAAGGTCTTTTAGAGCTTCCAAATGACCATGGTGATGTGGAAGAACGAGGTGATGACTATTTTGAAGATATAAGATTGAGGTCATTTTTTCAGCAATCGAATGGAAAGAAATCTAGTTTTGTCATGCATGATCTAATCAATGATTTGGCTAAATCTGTCGCTGGAGGGTTTTTTTGCAGATTGGAAGGTAATGGTGATTCTTGTGAAATAATCGAAAGGACTCGTCATTTGTCCAATGTCCAAGAATTTTTTGATGTGCGACAAAAATTTTAG